Proteins encoded together in one Temnothorax longispinosus isolate EJ_2023e chromosome 5, Tlon_JGU_v1, whole genome shotgun sequence window:
- the Nsl1 gene encoding uncharacterized protein Nsl1 — MGVSAGHGECRSGGRALGGTSWEPLDVEAAAPAASVAVMAPALTEGGPQKPENLLPTLPAASGFLSAEQATQVCQNREILTKFVVPANVQPSKIDEQCLRGISKDLIRDVINSKYANDLDSLSAFTNASDLIGSRNGAACLQQQAAAPAAAAAAAAAEGEEEEEEDFERPVTLPDAGHAERKAIDIIMNDPSMGDETNNMGFLKSSVDLPLVATETETEDNKNLDVDQIMAFSTDITAEQCSMPNVADIGHNVEEILQVISSIEGAESTENISTSGGEPVQGAVDSLGHGEMFAMPEEGFASFERDLLNDVDVMSLCNDNINIPVETMDQQKSNSLRSQQDIVAQKQFENERRCAFLLRRLRKLQTRIMGRHVAEENTGVLELAHHGVKKYLLQELVNIGSKSNVRNFPEISGSLHSFLQKIEKMCVAQSNSVNRQRVCRYFGGGSRDNVVGTSGNNGNRQPVFGTPQVKLNGEEVENVAGSLSTQLHIVESNLDSDCTASSSGGESCDEMQTFNNTQQQRLSISKRAAWRYAQDRAGVASRWTWLQAQISDLEYRIRQHNELQRQIRATKGLVVLENAETVNGYSGALPGSTGRYTSPEGELPASRTRPFVWSFYRKRKLLQVDRLHEVSKRAAKASTVRCTCDHVLPACALCTGRLDPMQSQEPFEQLSVQERVALVDPSFHPVLSFSDEIVHGTHLEAIMKSVEWQQKMLRGNLRITRVKDKDSNERRNKKLPNRTKYTARLKKSSSTILTARIKRKMLKNGKRTRLSHERSVVPGLSKKKVSKLPTEDDDDVSALSSSSKHSSPVPSPLQHVTASSEKNVVKEKSSNSHGRLRQNSYDIDNIVIPYSVAASTRPEKLQYKEILTPKWRLCDEPSKMDVKNGVMHRSGQDSDFEDMSDETIALRHERSEREEYKRFMTYLNTPNQPRIRNRRIDSRADSGANTPDPMSPHASSDFGGDVTSPITSPPATPSQVQDTELSGLDSHRPSALQNSLRRRTMPALRLGKDDATAAFTEDDNEILPYEPRVFPLSEEVYDKMLEVMPDGHWQASSTSLCSRDEDKGDDEGEMDSPESDSTESACCDIDGEDPNDPEWTVADDRDTEKERIRPTAKR; from the exons ATGGGAGTGAGCGCGGGGCACGGGGAGTGCAGGAGCGGCGGACGCGCACTTGGCGGCACGTCGTGGGAGCCTCTGGATGTGGAGGCCGCGGCACCGGCAGCGTCAGTGGCAGTGATGGCCCCTGCTCTGACGGAAGGCGGTCCTCAAAAGCCTGAAAACTTGCTCCCTACCCTACCAGCCGCCAGCGGCTTTCTGTCCGCCGAGCAGGCCACGCAGGTGTGCCAGAACCGTGAGATCTTAACCAAGTTCGTGGTGCCGGCGAACGTGCAACCGTCGAAGATCGACGAGCAGTGCTTGCGCGGTATCTCAAAGGACCTCATACGCGATGTCATTAACTCCAAGTATGCAAACGACCTCGACTCGCTATCTGCGTTTACGAACGCGTCCGACTTGATCGGATCGAGGAACGGTGCGGCGTGTTTGCAACAGCAGGCGGCggcgccggcggcggcggcggcggcggcggcggcggagggggaggaagaagaggaggaggactTTGAGCGACCGGTCACGCTGCCGGACGCCGGTCACGCCGAGAGGAAGGCGATCGACATTATAATGAACGACCCATCTATGGGTGATGAAACGAACAACATGGGTTTCTTGAAATCGAGCGTGGACTTGCCTCTGGTGGCTACCGAGACCGAAACGGAAGACAATAAGAATCTGGACGTCGATCAGATCATGGCCTTCAGTACCGATATCACGGCCGAACAGTGCAGTATGCCGAATGTCGCTGATATCGGGCACAACGTGGAGGAGATTTTGCAGGTCATTAGTTCGATAGAAGGTGCGGAGAGCACCGAGAACATTTCCACGAGCGGTGGTGAGCCGGTACAAGGCGCTGTCGACAGTCTCGGACATGGCGAGATGTTTGCCATGCCCGAGGAGGGATTCGCGTCTTTCGAGCGGGATTTACTTAACGACGTGGACGTAATGAGTCTTTGcaacgataatataaatatcccAGTGGAAACGATGGACCAGCAAAAGTCCAACAGTTTGAGATCGCAACAGGACATTGTAGCGCAGAAACAGTTCGAGAACGAAAGGAGATGTGCGTTTTTATTGAGAAGACTGAGGAAACTTCAGACGAGAATAATGGGCCGACACGTGGCGGAAGAAAACACCGGCGTTCTCGAATTGGCTCATCACGGagtgaaaaaatatcttttacaaGAATTGGTTAATATCGGTTCGAAATCCAATGTGAGAAACTTTCCCGAAATTAGCGGCAGTTTACATTCGTTTCTGcagaaaattgagaaaatgtGTGTTGCCCAGAGTAACAGTGTGAATCGTCAAAGAGTGTGTCGATACTTTGGTGGAGGGTCGCGCGATAACGTGGTTGGTACGTCCGGCAATAACGGTAATCGCCAGCCAGTGTTTGGTACCCCTCAGGTTAAACTAAACGGTGAAGAAGTGGAAAATGTGGCTGGATCTTTGTCCACGCAATTACATATTGTGGAATCTAACTTGGATTCGGACTGTACGGCATCCAGCAGTGGTGGAGAAAGTTGCGATGAAATGCAGACATTCAACAATACGCAACAACAACGTCTGTCCAT ATCCAAAAGAGCAGCATGGAGATATGCACAGGATCGTGCAGGTGTAGCATCACGGTGGACATGGCTACAGGCACAGATATCAGATTTAGAGTACAGAATTAGACAGCATAACGAACTGCAACGGCAGATCAGGGCCACGAAGGGTCTGGTCGTTCTTGAAAATGCGGAGACCGTTAATGGATACAGTGGCGCTCTACCAGGGTCCACTGGACGATACACGTCACCCGAGGGTGAATTACCAGCTAGTAGGACGCGTCCATTTGTATGGAGTTTTTATAGAAAGCGAAAGCTTTTGCAAGTGGACAGGCTACACGAAGTTTCAAAGCGCGCAGCTAAAGCGTCAACAGTCAGATGCACGTGTGATCATGTGTTGCCTGCGTGTGCTTTATGTACAGGAAGGCTAGATCCAATGCAGTCACAAGAACCATTTGAACAGCTTTCTGTACAGGAACGAGTAGCACTTGTTGATCCCAGTTTTCATCCGGTGTTGTCGTTCTCTGATG aaATTGTACATGGAACACATTTAGAAGCTATTATGAAATCAGTGGAGTGGCAGCAGAAAATGTTGAGAGGCAATTTACGAATTACCCGAgtgaaagataaagatagcaacgaaagaagaaataagaaacTTCCTAATAGAACAAAGTATACCGCGCGATTAAAGAAATCATCCTCGACCATCCTTACTGCAA GGatcaagagaaaaatgttgaaaaatggaAAGAGAACGAGACTCAGTCACGAGAGAAGCGTCGTGCCTGGATTGAGTAAGAAAAAAGTATCAAAGTTGCCGACTGAGGATGACGACGACGTTAGCGCGCTTTCAAGTTCCAGCAAACACTCATCCCCAGTGCCTTCTCCATTGCAACACGTTACTGCCTCGTCGGAGAAAAACGTTGTTAAAGAGAAAAGTTCCAATTCACATGG GCGTTTGCGTCAAAATTCGTACGACATCGATAATATAGTCATCCCTTATAGCGTTGCTGCTTCAACTAGACCTGAAAAGTTACAATATAAGGAGATATTAACGCCAAA ATGGAGATTGTGCGACGAACCCTCGAAAATGGATGTGAAGAACGGTGTGATGCACAGGTCGGGTCAGGACAGTGAC TTTGAAGATATGTCGGACGAAACGATTGCCCTGAGGCACGAGCGTAGCGAACGTGAGGAATATAAACGTTTCATGACGTATCTCAACACGCCAAACCAACCGCGTATTCGTAATCGTCGTATCGACAGCAGAGCAGACAGCGGTGCGAATACGCCAG atCCTATGTCGCCGCACGCGAGCAGTGACTTTGGTGGAGACGTGACATCCCCGATCACGTCTCCACCTGCCACTCCGTCTCAGGTGCAGGACACAGAGTTATCAGGTTTAGATTCGCACCGGCCGTCTGCATTACAAAATTCTTTGCGACGTCGCACCATGCCCGCTTTAAGACTTGGGAAAGACGATGCCACGGCCGCATTTACCGAAGATGATAACGAG ATATTGCCGTATGAGCCAAGAGTATTTCCATTATCCGAAGAAGTCTATGACAAGATGTTGGAGGTGATGCCGGACGGACACTGGCAAGCTTCATCAACATCCTTATGCTCCCGTGACGAAGACAAGGGCGATGAT GAAGGCGAAATGGATTCTCCCGAATCGGATTCGACCGAATCGGCTTGTTGCGATATAGACGGTGAGGATCCCAATGATCCTGAATGGACAGTAGCTGACGATAGAGACACTGAAAAGGAGAGAATACGTCCGACGGCTAAGAGATAG